From the genome of Watersipora subatra chromosome 9, tzWatSuba1.1, whole genome shotgun sequence:
ATCTGATATGTTGCCATGACAGATGAATGCTTCTGATGGTACAGGAGCGGTTAGCTCTACAATGATTACATTTATTCTGAACAAAGTACTTATTGCATTTATTTGGTAACTGTGTTGAATTATATTCTTTATGGAGAAGACAAGTCTTGTCTTACCTCTATTTTACAAACTGAAAGCAATTTTAACAATATGAAATAATAAAGTATTTGTTTGCAAAATACCAATTATACAGCAGCTTTTATTATTATGGTTTCACTCGACTGTACCAAGATAAACCAACAGAATAGAGCAGCGCATAATTGTTAAACATAGTGGGTGTCAGGTTGACATAAGCAAGGCTTATGCataaacattataaaatatttatagcaaTAGATCAACTCTTGCTGatcatataaatatttaaactgaTAGGTTATCGATTATTATGACATGAAGCTCTGCTTTATGTGAAATAGTCCATTTTGTTGCCTAGACCAAGGGCTTGACGAGTGATCATGGTTCTCCTACACTAAGTAAGACGGTTGAAAAATCGCTCATGAGGATAACTAACACGTATTTGTGTAGAAAGGAGAGCTTACCTTGTCCATTAGTGAAAACAGTTGTGGCCGCTAGGTGTAAATACCTTAGATTCGGTCCAAAAGCGTACCCGGCTGGCTATACATGGCTGTTTCGCTTATAATATACTCTATCCCGACTATATATGTCTTATACATGTGTAACAGCGAGCATCACCAATTATTCTTGACAAGAATGGGAGCTCTCAGCATAATCAGCATAGTTGATTATCAGcacattatcattattaatcAGCACATtagttgcaaataattttgAGATTTGCTCCCCACAAATATTCCATGGTATGTAACAGCGGTTAATTTCCTCATTGTATAGTATCTAGGATACATATTCGATGGTTACAGGTAATAATAGCTCCTAGTCATAAAATGAGCTTCACACAAGAAGATTATAGCTGATATATCTACAAACCACAATGACTATAGTTTCCACTAGATTGTTTATGTATTTAGAGAACACACCTAAGTTAGAGAATGTAACGTTAGAATTTTGTTTACATATCATATGTTTACAGCTGTGTTTTAGCAGATATGAACATACTTTTCACATTGTATTGATAATATGCTAGTGTCATCGCCAATATGCGAAACCTGCCATTTGTCAAGGTCAGGTAATGTCAGTAGGCAACTCAACCCGATCACTTATGTATTAACTACTTGTTCTCTAGTAGTACGCTGAAAGGTGAAAAAATCTCATTTATGTATTTGTGAATGAATGAAAATGATAGCTATTTGCTATCTCACTGAATTGGACATGTTGTAAAAGAATGTTCTAGAAGGAACTAGGCCACCGTTAGCCTATTTATCAAGAATTGCTGCAATCAACAAAACATCGCAATGGTCTCTTGCATACTTATGTAGTTATGtgacatttgaataaaatagagatatattgaaaaatatttcataagtGTCTGCACGACATGGATAGAATATGAAAGATATAAACACAGAATTTTATAATGATATATGAAACCAAGCGCAAAGGCAAAGTATTAGAACAATGAACAGCGTATATCTTCAAGTAATAGGAAGCTATGAGTGAGTTATAAAAGTAATTGGATCAAGTAGATATGACTCGGATGTGACGGAGTCAATATTGAGTGCTGACAGACACCGGACGTCTTCACCACCAGGTAGAGCTGCCCGAGACAATCCAAAAAGAAAATACAGTTAAACCTAAGACCTTTTTAAATTATTCAGTCTTGCCTCTAAGTCAGCATCCGCATCACTAACACCGCCTTCGGCCACTGCTGCTGGCTTCGCCTTGGCAGCAGTATTTATCGTTCCGCTTGCTGTCGGTAAATCTACAAATGAAAAAAGGCATATCGACTTAttgattatattataatttgtagTTTTAGATGGCAATTTAGAAGGCATACTATCTCAACGCTTACCTGATAACTGGTCACCGATCTGTAGACCTAGTTCATCCAATACTTGTGACACAATGGCCTCTCCCTCTTCCTCGTCATCTTCATCTCCCATAGCATCATCAATAGCATCATTCATCATATCTTCTTTCATTTCCATGATTTCACTCTGTTTCTCAAACTCCATCATTATTTTCTGTATCTGTGGAAGCTTCAGCTGAAGAGACAAAACAGAATTGCTCCTTTAAGCTACCCAAATCCTCTATCTATTGCTAGAGGTAGAGGATTTAATCTCCCCAAACCCTCTCTCTATTGCTAGAGGATTTGAGCTAGCCAAACCCTGTATCTATCGCTAGAAGTAGGTGATTTAATCTCCCCAAACCCTCTCTCTATTGCTAGAAGAAGAGGATTTGAGCTAGCCAAACCCTCTACCTACCACTGCGATGTAAAACACTGGAAAATCTTGATGTCTACACAAACAGGATATAGCATACTAGCTTAAGATAAGCACGCCATAATTAGTGACTATAAGTGGTTCCTTACAGAGGAAATAACCAACAGAAAAATATGCCAAAACTAGGGCATGTTTGTCTACCCTTTGTACATGAAAACAGTTTGGTCAGCTCGCTATAACAAACAATAGTATGCATAACACCATGAAAATGGCAGGTGTAAAAATATCTTTGATATAAAGATAATCGTCAAAAATGTAGCATGATAGAAATGTAGGCAACAACTTTCACTTGTTGCTCACACACAGACTTCCATAGACATATATAGCTAATGTAAAAAGACAATATTCAGAGACAAAAATACGAATACTGTTGAATGAGGCATAGAGCATAGACAAACATAAACAAAGTGGCCAGATAAAGTATAAATGCACAGGGTTAGTAATCGAGGTACccaagtacagtcatacctcatcATACGAGAACTTGAGATAATAAGAAAATCCCgaacaaatttttttgtcttGAGACATGAGCATACAGGACAGTTATCGATGCGGTCGCTAAGTGTCAGTCTGTGAGAGACAGCTTACAAGAGCAGCATCGCTCAGTAATTTTCATTAGATTGGTTTGAAAAGTTTAACAAGGTCGGCTAGAAGTGAAGATGAAAGCGAGACAAAAAAAGCTAAACCgaaaaagtaaaaaactaaaaatgaaaaaaaaatagaattaagtttagtgtaacataagattaaaacttattggTAAGTGTGAGTTGAgtaagctaagttcatttaaagaatagagaaagcataatattattatgctttattagttatcttgaggtgttgaatgttgttctaaaaaagaatcaaggagattgacccactagaagctgagatgtagccagccaaacacacgtctacctaataaagaatcagaggaaaacccttcgaaaatcccgaaaactgtgtcgtatgaaatcgacttaatgttcatgtgccggagttgcgcacccttaccgccgttacgtataatgattgttttggctacgagatgtgaaacgcttctcgcgatagtaaataatttagagactagctctggtttctcaggaaaatcaagcaaacattgtgtggtaaaggcattttcccacaacccctcgccgtgatttttcaaaacagaagagcagattttgactattgtgcttcaaattttaactccatctccacggatatgctccgaatatcctctgttcaacgaacggcgcgtgtatagtctatatgcgacatccgtgattgcagttcgtttagaataagaaatgagaatgtgaatttttgttcattcatcatttttctactgtgtatctactgcagcattcagttgatttttaggattatcgtcactattaacagactgtaagttcactacagccataatcttaaaaagaataacttgaccgtgctgctcttgttgtaagaaaagaaaacgataacttttgatttgatttttctattgatctattatcttatctatgattatttttatgattaatataataatcataatgcatattatacaaaataataatataactgcgtatagaataaatgatgtaactaatataatttgtggaaagtgatagcagaatgttgcgaaataatagaggcgtgtaattattttattctaaaactaatctacacgtcagagggactggttcgtaattctcagagcaatgattgttaggcccaatttgattgttctatacttccagggattaaaccaattaaaacgccgtgattgttataggagagcgcattagttggcttaattgaccaatggcacacaagtcgatttcatacgtcatatattgatgattaccaaaacacttgttttttggtagacctgtgtttggctggctatacctcagcttctggttggtcaatctccttgattctttttttagaacatcagtcaacacctcaagataaataataaagcataataatactatggtttctctattctttaagttaaatttaaagtttgtgATATGCTATGCAGTGTaacaaaagtgtagcgtactGAACGTGTCGCTGCCAAGTCTGTCTCACACCGCTGTTAGCCACTACCACCTGTCTTggaggtaagaactccatacagtactgtacctaatattgttacattttattgcagatcataaccaataaataccgtacttttcggactacaGGCCGCTCCCcaatataagccgcatctgctttatttaaaaaaaaaagataataagacaatacataggctgcacctttgtataggccgcagaacgcagaacggtgctttttaacgcagctgcaactttcctgtttaaaacggaacagtgcccaatggcacagtttcgtattaatcgacactttttaacctagcgcctaacggaacagtaccgttaggcattgtttcgtattttctttcaccgctaaaggCGCGCTAACCGGAAaatctggttaatgcgccctagcgatgaaagtaaaaaccatagattagccgcacccttatataagccgcatggctcaaatcatcagaaaaaagtagcagctaatagtccgaaaagtacggtatgtatttgttactttgtgagcatagGTGGTGAATTAAAACCATTAAAACGAGCTTTTCCACAGTAATATCCagtttttaaaggtttttttttCAGAGTAAGaccggattaatttgtatttagttattttagaTAGCAAAAAGTGATTTGGAATATGAGAGAACTGACATATGAGCTCGGCTCCAGtacgcattaagcttgtatgtaaAGGTATGACTGTAGCTAACATTAGTATGAAAACAGGAGCTATTTTATTCAAAGTTCTATAGCCATACTTGTTTGTTCATGGTAGACATAGCTTTGGTTACTCCTTTCATAGCATTAGCCATGGTGTTCGTTGACTTCAAGGTAGTTATCTTTAATGATACAGCCTGTATGTTGGCCTTCATCAGTATAAACTTTTTCACATACCTCCTTGTTCGGACAAGGTCTTTTGCCATGATCTTGACTGCATCCTAAAACAAACCCAGGTTGATGTTCGCAGCAACTTCTAACATAGAAATTAcaacaaataatgaaaatatgtAGATATAGACCGTAAAATCCTGCCATAGTTACTATACCGATGGTAGGAAATATGCTAGACATATTTATCTGTGATGTTCCGCAACACTAACCATTTGTCCTTGCTTAGCCATTTTCTTTATATCTGCGATGACTTTTTTTTCTTGATTTTCCATCTTTACTCGTTCTCTGTCTAAATCACGCATTGCTTTGTTTAAAGCTCGCTGATTTTGCCTCAGCATCTCCTCCGGAGTTTTCTTCTTTCCAAAGAGCCGATCCATCTTTAATGTGTAATTAGGACTGATCAAAGTAACCTAGCAAACAGAAAGCAAGCCGCTATCCAGTATATGCGTAAAATAAATCTATGCATGGATATGCACCTCATGACCTATGGTGCGACAACAGTTGCACAACAATATCATAAAAGATGATAGTAATCGATATTACTCGATTACGATATCATACCGCTGCCAGAAAGAAAAGCAGAGCTGTATAGATGAACACGAAAAAAGACCTCTTTAACAATTAAGCAACTAAGCTCCCTGAAATGTTAATTTACAATACTCAGTTCTAAAATATTGCTAACAGTCCTGTTCCTCAAATACCTTTAACATACGTATTAAAGTTTTCCAGTACCAAAGAAAGCTTTACAAGCACTTAAAAAGAAATGCCTCATGTGTGCAGTATGCACTATTAGGAACAAGTGTTTCTACAAAAACTGAAATGAGCAGTAATAATAAGTGAACAATTGCTTTTTTCCCTACAATCGCTGACTATCGTTGATTGAAAATAACACAACAGcatgtttttaatgtttcaagtaTAGTAAGGGCACATAATAAGCCATAAATAGCATTGAGTAACTAAACTACAGATACCTCActagtataatgtaaatgttcaATACTCTTGCAGATATGTTGTCTTTGTGCAGTAACATACTGTGATGGATTTGCTGAGCTGAGCTTCATCTAACTATCTTAAGTGTTCAACTATTCTCGGATTAGCTCAAAGACTAGCTTGTGGAGAAAGCCCATGGATTAACACCCAacccttgctatataagcaaaaGTGCTCCAGTGTTAAGCAGGAGGGGTAAGGATATGCAACAAGAGAAGATACCCTAGTGGGAgagaacaaagagcacagagcaaGTGATACAGACTACAAATGACAAGACGAAAAACTGAGAATTACGAAGAGTTACGAATCAGTAAGAACAGCGTGAACTTGTGTAATAAAGAGCAACACTCATTCACCAGTCACCTTGCGTGCAGCGACAACAACATGGTGGCAGCCTGGGATATCTGTAATCCTGTTGCTACTGAAAGTTTAGCTGTACGCACAACCTAGTAATTGTTGAACAGATTTCTGGACAGATGGCTCAAGGCACAGATCACAGAATGTCTACTAATCCATACCTGCCGATCAGTAAGCCATTCTAGGACATGGTTAATCCATTTAATGGTACTGCCGAGAAACGGCCAAAGcaggtcatgcactccgatacaTCAGTAAATATCGATGGGGCAACCTTCATTGATGATGTGTATCAGAATTATGTGTTGGAACTGCAGGAGAGACAGGCTGCCAGCAATCGCATATTGTCTTCAGCAGATAATGAATTAGCTGGGCATCAACCAGTACGAACACTAAGGACAGCAGATCTTCCTAAAGTTACCCAAATATAAAATGTGAGCGATGTTAGCTGCGGGACTGCAGAAACCTACACTGACTGCGATAAGACAAACCTTGCTGCTGTGCTACATTCAATTTCACTAGAAATGGCCAAACAGATCAAGCTGACAAAAGATCAGTGTACCAGTATTGCTGCTCTggagcaaaggagacaaagcgATGACAAAGCCAATGCCAAATATCGGAGAGTTAAACGCTGTTTCCGATGTGGAGACTCCTCGCATCTAATAAGGAGTTGCATGGTACCAAAGGAATGTTCACAGCCATCCATAGGCCCTAATCGGGAGAAGCGACAAAGGTTCGCTCATAAGATTATAAGTAAAGTGATCAAACCTGTGTCCTATACCAGACACAACAAATCGGATAGACCATGCAATAGTAAAAGAACAAGGGTAAGCAATGCGGACAGTACTGGTAAGTTGCCTCATTCATGACATTTCAATAAGACTAGAAAGACACTCAAACAACATCCTAATTGAACAAGAAATAAGTTGTGCTATGATGACAACTAAGAATTGTAATCTAAGGTTGCAACGGGGTTTTTATTATTAGAGCTAAATCCGTAACTGCCTTATCGGCAGTGATAGATTTACTGAGCTTTTTCTAATTATCATAAGTGTTCAACTATTTTCGGATTAGCCCAAAGGCCAGCTTGCGCAGAAAGCCCATGGATTAACACCCAGCCCCTGTTATGTAATCAAAAGTGTTCCAGTGTTAAGCAGGAGGGGTAAGGCTATGCAACAAGAGAAGATACCCTAGTGAGAGAGAACAAAGAAGGACTGACAATTACATTTTAAATCTTCATTAAGATCAGCGTGAGCTTGTGTTAATAAAGAGCCATTATTCACCAGACACTTTGCtggcaacaattacagttgtgcatgaaagctattactcattcagtttaagacaacttgtacgcagaaaccacttgcaagtggctagtcagcgctgacttccacaacaatatacatcaaaactataaaaaacttGTAATTAAGTtggctacatgtatgttacgtCGTAAACATACAAAACTAGTTAACTCACAAGTAGTAGATGATACCAAGCAATGAGTACTCCTAGACAATTAAAGTAGGTAACTAAACTCTTGCCTAAAGTGGGtaagagaaaattaaaaaaaaacgttCAGGCATTACAGATATATTTACAGCAGATACGTCGTCTGACatataaaaacttaaaagcatatcaatagaaaaacaaaacttttactcAGGCCTCCTTAGACAATtcatttgaaaaatgaaaactcGATCAGCCAGTTCTTCTAGGCGTTAAACTAACTCGGCCATTACCACTGCACTGTCTACAGTAATACCATAACATAAATCGTGAAAAGcataaaaaacatatattttattaaaatcttcAGTGATTTACACGCTATACCCAGGTATTGACAGACGTTAAGAGAGAATAAGTACCTATAATGTGTACATGTACTATTACTCTTTATCAGGAGGTATTTAGTCATCGTAGCTGCAGTTTTTGTAAGTCCGGGCGAGAGGTAGTACGTTTCAATATAAGTCATGAGTTTCGAGAGATTGATAActttatgaaataatttaactaCTCGGTCAATGACACACTGGTTGTAGCGGCGTAATAAAACGAATGCTATGCTTGATCTATGCATTACAGAAATCATAGAACTGCTCCATAACCGAGTGCCCGACTGCCTGCTTTCTCAAGATGAACATTACTACACCGAGTTTAATGCTGATGAAATAATTTTGTGCATATAAACACGTTGAATTAGTAGATGTTAAgaaaataatacaattattttaataatataaataacaatGTTTGTGTTTTCCAACAAAATTAAGATTTGAGATACGTAATTAAAACGCGGAGAGTTACATGTGTATAACAATAGGTAACATTCAAACGGTGATTCAGTCAGAAGCAGTGGCGTTTGTGGTTGAGATGGCGGCTACCATTGGGGTACTGTGAATAAAAGATACAAGAGTAAGTTTTGCTGTGGATAGAAGTGCTTTGAATTATTGCTCTGTTATCAGTTCCGATATGATTTTTGATCAACaatacattctccttattaaAAAGACCATTTTAACTGTTGGATACATAAAGCTGTATTATTTATGTTACGCTTTTGAACACGAACAAAAGCTCAACTGTAAATTAGCTCTATTTTGTCTAACTCCGCGAATCTCTGACGGATAAGATAAAGGTAGAACTGCAAAAGCAATTTTAACTGGGTCCAACGGTGATATTGTCTTATGTGTTTCCATCATGCGTTGGTTGTATATAGACCTCGGCCCAATTCCAACCCTGTCAACTCGACTTCCCACCGACGGAGCAAACTGATGAGGTCATCTTCTTTCGGCACTCAGTGTTACGAAAGATTGTTGGTTTCGCCGACTTTTGCAAGTCTCGTTCTCGAGATAGGCCTGCAATATTTACTAGCTTCCATGGCGACACTTTCATAACGCAAAGAAGAATGAATGCATGAATTACTTATGCTTTACACGGATAATATTCTAATTGACTCTTGTTTCAAATAAAGCTGATCTATCATAACACTCTACTGAAGCGTTTTGCAGTTGACAGCTGTTTTCTTGAATGCATTTACTTTGCTTGTAAACAAACAGCTTTTGAAAAGGGAAATGTTGGTTAATATCCTTCCAAGCAAGTTTGTATTAAGTTAAGGAACTGATTATTCTAGTCTGATTGTTAGACTTTTTGCAAACGTTTCAGTCTTAAATTTTTTGAGCTATCACAATTGGTGCAACGTGGTAAGGCCTATCCTAAATATTCAGAGGCAACCATGAGAAGCAGGAGACTCACTATCTGTCTGCTGCGGATTGATATTATTAGTTCAATTCATTCAAAGAAAAGATTAATGTATCACAACATATGATTGCCCAAAAAAGCCTCTCCACAACACCAATACACTGTATAAAGGAGTTGGATCACATTATGACTATGCTAAAcgttatgttattattatcatatggTTTACAGTTTTTGTCTCATAGTGTGTAAAAGTTTTCTGTACAAATTTAGTACTGAcagctaaatttgtacaaaaaataataattttgtaaacaaaatacTTTGGTTGCACTGCGAACCCTCATCATATGACATTAATTCGTTCCattgttggcatcgtaaggcaaaactGTCATATGGAAGgctatagaaacccatagtcattatctaatgccgACACCCCTGGtgaaaacaaaagttttatatacatactgtacattttgaaaattagtaacaaaatggtatgttaaccttactaactatagttacctacagcaacTTTAGTGTTTTTAATAGTTACGATCTGCAAAATGGACATACAATGTCCTATGTGCAGTGCATACCGTAGAGAGTCCTTACCTTCGAGACAAGTATATAACATAAACCTTGAATTtaactttaatgaatttttCTTACTAATCGCATAAATTACCTaaagtacttttatcatatatttcagtacatcagagtcttggctttcaaatgagcctatattcaatacccaaaaaataatagaactgAAAAAAAGgttgtcaaaagtatgtcctgcaataaaaaaacacttggttgtggttcccacaatatGATGTCATAGTTAACATTTAGCCTtgggtcgtcgatccctttcgctgccattgaggctgcgcttttctgtgacaatcggtgctcttaaacccagagagcgccaATAATAAACTAccattctagataatcaacaatgcccggggatcgtgctgacgcccgaccaatacaaacacatgttttgGGTTAACAGATttcgggtgattgttagagtttacttttttcatcctttcgttcattttaaacgtttatagtaattattatcacatagatttatatgatggcattgtttgttccatacagaaatgattaataacttgattaatagcaaatcccacgaccaaacactagcgaagcgattgtttgggagatttatggtaaatgcatatgtgcacacaactcgggaaaattattcatcaacggccgtcgcaaacccttgtactgaaatctcatcaacaaatttaacaatttttcaatggagtcgtttaagtataataatgatacaaatcatatataaacctatttaaatatgttaccaagtctttattatttgtagaaaatttcctaaaccttacctatctgattggattatacatagacagattaattcggcctaaaatcgttgttaaaacttgacaagccgtattttttatcaaagttaagaacGGCGAaagaaacgccgagcgacagagaatagaaccattaagtcgtgcacatttcacgaaaaaaccgTGCACCTTTGCTCAGTCTATAGCATGGTCCAATTGcagaaggtttctgtaattaacgtagaagtactgaaaagttaatttcttttttgtcgatttcaaagtaactgacattttggacacctATAaagagtactttggtattccaactgatgtccaaagcagtgaaagtaaaagaaatgacgatgataattt
Proteins encoded in this window:
- the LOC137403661 gene encoding charged multivesicular body protein 2a-like, with amino-acid sequence MDRLFGKKKTPEEMLRQNQRALNKAMRDLDRERVKMENQEKKVIADIKKMAKQGQMDAVKIMAKDLVRTRRYVKKFILMKANIQAVSLKITTLKSTNTMANAMKGVTKAMSTMNKQLKLPQIQKIMMEFEKQSEIMEMKEDMMNDAIDDAMGDEDDEEEGEAIVSQVLDELGLQIGDQLSDLPTASGTINTAAKAKPAAVAEGGVSDADADLEARLNNLKRS